The segment AGAAATCCTGGACATCGAAAAGCTTTGTTTAGAAGCTTGGTGACATCATTCTTCGAACATGAACGAATTGAAACCACAGAGGCGAAAGCCAAAGAAATGCGTACTTTTACAGAACAGATGATTACACTCGGCAAAAGGGGAGATTTGCATGCCAGGCGGCAGGCTTTATCCTTTATACGGGATAAAGATGTGGTCGCCAGGCTGTTTAAGGAGGTCGCCCCTCGGTTTTCAGCCCGAAATGGGGGCTATACCCGTTTGGTAAAAACCAGGAGAAGGCTGGGAGACGGCGCTGAAATGGCAATTCTCGAACTGATTGATTATAAAATGGTGAAAAAAGAAAAAGGCTCTCCAACCGAACCCGAAACAGAAAACAAACCAGCGGGTTCATAACCCGCTGGTTCAATTTACCCCCGTTTTATCGAATTTCCCAAGTTCAAAAGAATTGTTTTAAAGGAGTTTTTATGGTTTATGCTTTTAAAAGAGGAATGTTTTTTTTAATTTTTACTTTTTTGCTGAGTGCACCTTTTACTTCAAATGGGTTTGCAGATGACTTCCTCCTCTCTCCTGAATCTAAAGATGGAATTACCGGCAAAGAAATTATGATCAAAGCTGAGGGCATTAACCCTGGGTCCGACCAGCGCTCTAAATTGACCTTTCATTTCAAAGAAAAAGACGGGTCGGAACGGAAAATGGTCATGCAGAGGTTTTGGAAAAACTATCACGGAGAAAACGGGATCGATTCAAAGGTTGTGATCTTCCAGGAGTATCCTCCGGAAACAAAGGGATCGGGTTTTATGGGCTGGTTCTATAAAACGGGTCCTAAAAAAAGTGAGTCATGGCTTTATATTCCTATTTTAAGAAAGGTCATTCAATTGCCTGAAACAAGCAATGATGAGGCTTTCCAGGGATCCGACCTAAGACCCGGCGATATGGCCACCCGTAATGTCGACCAGGATACACATGCCTATCTGGGAGACGAAACAGTGGATGGAAAAAATTATTATATGGTGGAGTCTGTTCCCCGCGAAAAAGACCCCTTCTATAAATATGGAAAAGTGGTTAAATGGATTTCAAAGGATTCGTTTTTAAAAGAGCGGGTCGATTATTATGATGAAACCGGAAAAATTTTCAAGAAACAGACCATCTCATGGAAAAAGATTAAAGACGCCTGGGTTTGGGATAAGGTGACCACGTTTAACGTTCAGACGGGCGTTGAAACGAATTTAGACGTGAGCGATATTAAAATCGATACAGGTCTTCAAGATTCGCAATATACCGAAAGAACTCTAAAAGGGGGAATAGCCTCCTTTAACTAAATTTTAAGCTGTATTCAGGTTGTACCGGAGGACTCGCCCGAAAATGATGACAGCCCGTAAATTCTTTTGGCATTTTCTGTTGTTTGAGACATGATTTTTTCTACGGGGACCTTTTTGATTTCAGCAATTTTTTCGGCGACATGCTTAACGCGCATCGGTTCATTTTTTTTACCCCGGAAAGGAACCGGCGACAAAAATGGGGAATCCGTTTCGATTAGTATTTTGTCTAATGGAATCTGAGAAACGACCTCCCGAAGGGAGGAGGAGTTATTGAAGGTAATAATTCCGGAAAAAGAAATCAAAAAATTAAGTTCAATCGCGGCTAAGGCCATCTCCAG is part of the Nitrospirota bacterium genome and harbors:
- the rplQ gene encoding 50S ribosomal protein L17, which gives rise to MRHKCAGRQFGRNPGHRKALFRSLVTSFFEHERIETTEAKAKEMRTFTEQMITLGKRGDLHARRQALSFIRDKDVVARLFKEVAPRFSARNGGYTRLVKTRRRLGDGAEMAILELIDYKMVKKEKGSPTEPETENKPAGS
- a CDS encoding outer membrane lipoprotein-sorting protein gives rise to the protein MVYAFKRGMFFLIFTFLLSAPFTSNGFADDFLLSPESKDGITGKEIMIKAEGINPGSDQRSKLTFHFKEKDGSERKMVMQRFWKNYHGENGIDSKVVIFQEYPPETKGSGFMGWFYKTGPKKSESWLYIPILRKVIQLPETSNDEAFQGSDLRPGDMATRNVDQDTHAYLGDETVDGKNYYMVESVPREKDPFYKYGKVVKWISKDSFLKERVDYYDETGKIFKKQTISWKKIKDAWVWDKVTTFNVQTGVETNLDVSDIKIDTGLQDSQYTERTLKGGIASFN